From Fundulus heteroclitus isolate FHET01 chromosome 14, MU-UCD_Fhet_4.1, whole genome shotgun sequence, the proteins below share one genomic window:
- the LOC105917683 gene encoding uncharacterized protein LOC105917683 isoform X2, protein MGENYQYPVFFECDKLLEGQKKKKVEAYFCVRRRSGGGDCGLLSKVADNVYSIAFKNQKDQQEVLKRAQHEVDLTDSSLVFSVKGSLSPPSTSHDTTPTAPAESQQSISVSSAPLSGNEVEEQLEEQEISSLKDSPVAEELLTSGYYSAEHYQQKEETLENRLSQAEAAACQKAAYPTEIEEPLGVEPQFNWLHFQQHRGAAGGPQKGLVHMEIVSGTIESQQTDAVVSPMVFQDPLSTRVGTIICEVIDPQLTERVVQESREETIPGDFVLVKDLIGVPFGAVFFLSLVRWDEEENGTAVQVLRLGLNKILTSCEREGFESVALPALGAGIALCFPVTVVARVLQEEVCKFEQERSTSAPVQVRIVLHPKDEDASQVFKSVQEDMKYNRCTENDPESGLNWGSITKRIVLLGKTGSGKSSLANTILGEDVFTVYHSPNSGTHSCHSETRTVNGRRLTLIDTPGFFDTDRTEEDLKPEIMRCLTEYAPGPHVFLIVLKVDKFTKHEQKVVTKIREHFSDDALKYAVIVFTHGGQLPEGMKIEEFVHQNKNLSNLVKMCGSRCHVFDSKHWNGEEQDVYRSNQFQLEAFLQTIDKMIDEKHGSYYTNDVLQHIEEKIQEQEKQIREVTEYLPPQEIRKQAKSFVSNEFWIKLAGTTTGVVLGAFFGVPSLVQAVLKAVKNPVEVMKHMKNLTTMTPGATAVAETVVAAAFGGIRGGIIGHKVSTEAKTPMEAMGKTFKAIKEDKNPLKMLQQ, encoded by the exons ATGGGGGAAAATTACCAGTACCCTGTTTTCTTCGAGTGCGACAAGCTTCTTGAGggtcagaagaagaagaaagtagAGGCATATTTTTGTGTTCGCCGGCGGTCCGGTGGAGGAGACTGCGGATTGTTGAGCAAAGTTGCTGATAATGTCTACAGCATAGCCTTCAAAAATCAGAAAG ATCAACAGGAAGTACTGAAGAGGGCTCAGCATGAAGTTGATCTCACTGATAGCAGCCTGGTCTTCAGTGTCAAAGGCAGCCTGTCACCTCCCAGCACTTCTCATGACACTACCCCTACAGCACCAGCAGAG AGCCAACAATCCATTTCTGTCTCCTCTGCCCCGCTGAGTGGTAATGAAGTTGAAGAGCAACTGGAAGAACAGGAGATTTCTTCCCTGAAGGACTCTCCTGTTGCAGAGGAATTGCTCACCTCTGGCTATTATTCTGCTGAGCATTACCAACAGAAGGAAGAGACTTTAGAGAACAGATTATCTCAAGCTGAGGCTGCAG CATGTCAAAAGGCTGCATACCCTACAGAAATTGAAGAGCCGCTCGGAGTGGAGCCTCAGTTTAATTGGCTACATTTTCAACAGCATagaggagctgctggtggaCCTCAGAAGGGCCTTGTCCATATGGAGATTGTTTCAGGGACCATTGAGAGCCAGCAG ACAGACGCAGTGGTATCTCCCATGGTCTTCCAAGATCCTCTGTCCACCCGAGTTGGAACTATTATCTGTGAAGTAATAGATCCTCAGCTGACTGAGAGGGTCGTACAGGAATCAAGAGAGGAAACGATACCTGGTGATTTCGTACTCGTGAAAGACTTGATTGGAGTTCCTTTTGGTGCTGTGTTCTTCCTCAGCCTTGTGCGGTGGGATGAAGAAGAGAATGGAACTGCAGTTCAG GTTCTCCGCCTGGGCCTCAACAAAATCCTGACTTCCTGTGAGAGAGAAGGTTTTGAATCTGTAGCCCTACCTGCACTCGGTGCTGGCATTGCCCTTTGTTTTCCAGTTACTGTGGTAGCGAGGGTTTTACAGGAGGAGGTCTGTAAATTTGAACAGGAGAGAAGCACGAGCGCACCAGTCCAGGTTCGCATTGTTCTACACCCCAAAGATGAGGATGCTAGTCAG GTCTTCAAGTCTGTCCAAGAAGATATGAAGTACAACAGATGCACTGAAAATGACCCGGAGAGTGGCTTAAATTGGG gCTCCATAACAAAGAGGATTGTTCTGCTTGGTAAAACCGGATCTGGGAAAAGCAGCCTAGCTAACACCATTCTGGGGGAGGATGTTTTTACCGTATATCATTCTCCGAACTCAGGAACACATTCATGTCATTCAGAGACAAGAACAGTGAATGGGAGACGCCTAACTTTGATCGACACACCCGGTTTCTTCGACACCGATAGGACAGAAGAGGATTTGAAGCCTGAAATAATGCGTTGCCTCACAGAGTATGCTCCTGGACCACACGTCTTTCTCATTGTGCTTAAAGTGGACAAATTCACAAAGCACGAGCAAAAAGTCGTCACCAAAATCCGCGAGCATTTCTCTGACGATGCTTTAAAATATGCTGTAATCGTCTTCACTCATGGTGGCCAGCTCCCAGAAGGGATGAAAATCGAAGAATTTGTCCATCAGAACAAGAATCTGAGCAATCTGGTGAAGATGTGTGGAAGTCGGTGCCATGTCTTTGATAGTAAACACTGGAACGGAGAAGAGCAAGATGTTTACAGGAGCAACCAGTTCCAGTTGGAGGCGTTCCTTCAAACAATAGACAAGATGATTGACGAAAAACATGGATCCTACTACACCAACGATGTTCTGCAGCACATCGAAGAAAAGATCCAGGAGCAAGAAAAGCAGATTAGAGAGGTCACAGAATATTTGCCGCCACAGGAGATCAGAAAACAGGCTAAAAGCTTTGTGTCGAATGAATTTTGGATCAAGCTAGCAGGTACCACCACCGGCGTTGTGTTGGGGGCCTTTTTTGGAGTGCCATCGTTAGTGCAAGCTGTTTTGAAAGCTGTGAAGAATCCAGTTGAAGTGATGAAGCACATGAAAAACCTAACAACGATGACACCTGGAGCCACTGCTGTAGCAGAGACAGTCGTTGCGGCTGCATTTGGAGGAATACGTGGTGGAATCATTGGACATAAAGTGTCGACAGAAGCAAAAACACCAATGGAGGCAATGGGGAAGACTTTTAAAGCCATCAAGGAAGACAAAAATCCACTTAAGATGCTTCAACAATAG
- the LOC105917683 gene encoding uncharacterized protein LOC105917683 isoform X1, which translates to MGENYQYPVFFECDKLLEGQKKKKVEAYFCVRRRSGGGDCGLLSKVADNVYSIAFKNQKDQQEVLKRAQHEVDLTDSSLVFSVKGSLSPPSTSHDTTPTAPAESQQSISVSSAPLSGNEVEEQLEEQEISSLKDSPVAEELLTSGYYSAEHYQQKEETLENRLSQAEAAACQKAAYPTEIEEPLGVEPQFNWLHFQQHRGAAGGPQKGLVHMEIVSGTIESQQTDAVVSPMVFQDPLSTRVGTIICEVIDPQLTERVVQESREETIPGDFVLVKDLIGVPFGAVFFLSLVRWDEEENGTAVQVLRLGLNKILTSCEREGFESVALPALGAGIALCFPVTVVARVLQEEVCKFEQERSTSAPVQVRIVLHPKDEDASQSLQVFKSVQEDMKYNRCTENDPESGLNWGSITKRIVLLGKTGSGKSSLANTILGEDVFTVYHSPNSGTHSCHSETRTVNGRRLTLIDTPGFFDTDRTEEDLKPEIMRCLTEYAPGPHVFLIVLKVDKFTKHEQKVVTKIREHFSDDALKYAVIVFTHGGQLPEGMKIEEFVHQNKNLSNLVKMCGSRCHVFDSKHWNGEEQDVYRSNQFQLEAFLQTIDKMIDEKHGSYYTNDVLQHIEEKIQEQEKQIREVTEYLPPQEIRKQAKSFVSNEFWIKLAGTTTGVVLGAFFGVPSLVQAVLKAVKNPVEVMKHMKNLTTMTPGATAVAETVVAAAFGGIRGGIIGHKVSTEAKTPMEAMGKTFKAIKEDKNPLKMLQQ; encoded by the exons ATGGGGGAAAATTACCAGTACCCTGTTTTCTTCGAGTGCGACAAGCTTCTTGAGggtcagaagaagaagaaagtagAGGCATATTTTTGTGTTCGCCGGCGGTCCGGTGGAGGAGACTGCGGATTGTTGAGCAAAGTTGCTGATAATGTCTACAGCATAGCCTTCAAAAATCAGAAAG ATCAACAGGAAGTACTGAAGAGGGCTCAGCATGAAGTTGATCTCACTGATAGCAGCCTGGTCTTCAGTGTCAAAGGCAGCCTGTCACCTCCCAGCACTTCTCATGACACTACCCCTACAGCACCAGCAGAG AGCCAACAATCCATTTCTGTCTCCTCTGCCCCGCTGAGTGGTAATGAAGTTGAAGAGCAACTGGAAGAACAGGAGATTTCTTCCCTGAAGGACTCTCCTGTTGCAGAGGAATTGCTCACCTCTGGCTATTATTCTGCTGAGCATTACCAACAGAAGGAAGAGACTTTAGAGAACAGATTATCTCAAGCTGAGGCTGCAG CATGTCAAAAGGCTGCATACCCTACAGAAATTGAAGAGCCGCTCGGAGTGGAGCCTCAGTTTAATTGGCTACATTTTCAACAGCATagaggagctgctggtggaCCTCAGAAGGGCCTTGTCCATATGGAGATTGTTTCAGGGACCATTGAGAGCCAGCAG ACAGACGCAGTGGTATCTCCCATGGTCTTCCAAGATCCTCTGTCCACCCGAGTTGGAACTATTATCTGTGAAGTAATAGATCCTCAGCTGACTGAGAGGGTCGTACAGGAATCAAGAGAGGAAACGATACCTGGTGATTTCGTACTCGTGAAAGACTTGATTGGAGTTCCTTTTGGTGCTGTGTTCTTCCTCAGCCTTGTGCGGTGGGATGAAGAAGAGAATGGAACTGCAGTTCAG GTTCTCCGCCTGGGCCTCAACAAAATCCTGACTTCCTGTGAGAGAGAAGGTTTTGAATCTGTAGCCCTACCTGCACTCGGTGCTGGCATTGCCCTTTGTTTTCCAGTTACTGTGGTAGCGAGGGTTTTACAGGAGGAGGTCTGTAAATTTGAACAGGAGAGAAGCACGAGCGCACCAGTCCAGGTTCGCATTGTTCTACACCCCAAAGATGAGGATGCTAGTCAG TCTCTACAGGTCTTCAAGTCTGTCCAAGAAGATATGAAGTACAACAGATGCACTGAAAATGACCCGGAGAGTGGCTTAAATTGGG gCTCCATAACAAAGAGGATTGTTCTGCTTGGTAAAACCGGATCTGGGAAAAGCAGCCTAGCTAACACCATTCTGGGGGAGGATGTTTTTACCGTATATCATTCTCCGAACTCAGGAACACATTCATGTCATTCAGAGACAAGAACAGTGAATGGGAGACGCCTAACTTTGATCGACACACCCGGTTTCTTCGACACCGATAGGACAGAAGAGGATTTGAAGCCTGAAATAATGCGTTGCCTCACAGAGTATGCTCCTGGACCACACGTCTTTCTCATTGTGCTTAAAGTGGACAAATTCACAAAGCACGAGCAAAAAGTCGTCACCAAAATCCGCGAGCATTTCTCTGACGATGCTTTAAAATATGCTGTAATCGTCTTCACTCATGGTGGCCAGCTCCCAGAAGGGATGAAAATCGAAGAATTTGTCCATCAGAACAAGAATCTGAGCAATCTGGTGAAGATGTGTGGAAGTCGGTGCCATGTCTTTGATAGTAAACACTGGAACGGAGAAGAGCAAGATGTTTACAGGAGCAACCAGTTCCAGTTGGAGGCGTTCCTTCAAACAATAGACAAGATGATTGACGAAAAACATGGATCCTACTACACCAACGATGTTCTGCAGCACATCGAAGAAAAGATCCAGGAGCAAGAAAAGCAGATTAGAGAGGTCACAGAATATTTGCCGCCACAGGAGATCAGAAAACAGGCTAAAAGCTTTGTGTCGAATGAATTTTGGATCAAGCTAGCAGGTACCACCACCGGCGTTGTGTTGGGGGCCTTTTTTGGAGTGCCATCGTTAGTGCAAGCTGTTTTGAAAGCTGTGAAGAATCCAGTTGAAGTGATGAAGCACATGAAAAACCTAACAACGATGACACCTGGAGCCACTGCTGTAGCAGAGACAGTCGTTGCGGCTGCATTTGGAGGAATACGTGGTGGAATCATTGGACATAAAGTGTCGACAGAAGCAAAAACACCAATGGAGGCAATGGGGAAGACTTTTAAAGCCATCAAGGAAGACAAAAATCCACTTAAGATGCTTCAACAATAG